A DNA window from Malus domestica chromosome 12, GDT2T_hap1 contains the following coding sequences:
- the LOC103429587 gene encoding isocitrate dehydrogenase [NAD] catalytic subunit 5, mitochondrial-like — MASHLLRRASSHFLSGAVNPGHSLLSSSSPLSQAARVFSSASTPIRATLFPGDGIGPEIAESVKQVFREADVPIEWEEHYVGTEIDPRTQSFLTWESLESVRKNGVGLKGPMATPIGKGHRSLNLTLRKELNLYANVRPCYSLPGYKTRYDNVDLITIRENTEGEYSGLEHQVVRGVVESLKIITRQASLRVAEYAFHYAKSHGRDRVSAIHKANIMQKTDGLFLKCCREVAEKYPEIKYEEVVIDNCCMMLVKNPALFDVLVMPNLYGDIISDLCAGLIGGLGLTPSCNIGEGGIALAEAVHGSAPDIAGKNLANPTALLLSAVTMLRHLELHDKADRIQNAILGTISEGKFRTADLGGSSSTSDFTQAIIDHL; from the exons ATGGCTTCCCACCTATTGAGGCGCGCCTCCAGCCACTTCCTCTCCGGCGCCGTGAACCCTGGCCATAGCTTGCTGTCGTCATCATCCCCGTTATCTCAGGCAGCTAGGGTTTTCTCCTCCGCTTCCACTCCGATCCGAGCCACCCTCTTCCCCGGCGACGGTATCGGTCCCGAGATCGCCGAGTCCGTCAAACAG GTGTTCAGAGAAGCTGACGTGCCAATTGAATGGGAAGAACATTACGTTGGGACTGAAATCGATCCTAGAACACAGAGTTTCCTAACATGGGAAAGTTTAGAGTCAGTGCGGAAAAATGGGGTAGGCTTGAAAGGTCCAATGGCCACACCAATTGGGAAGGGTCATCGTTCATTGAACCTTACTCTAAGGAAGGAACTTAATTTGTATGCAAATGTCAGGCCTTGTTACAGCCTCCCTGGCTACAAAACTCGATATGACAATGTCGATCTTATCACTATTCGTGAAAATACAGAGGGAGAGTATAGTGGACTTGAACATCAA GTGGTGAGAGGTGTTGTCGAGAGCCTCAAGATCATCACCCGTCAGGCAAGCTTGAGGGTGGCTGAGTATGCTTTTCATTATGCTAAGTCCCATGGAAGAGATAGAGTCTCTGCAATTCACAAAGCAAACATTATGCAGAAAACTGATGGTCTTTTTCTTAAG TGTTGTCGTGAGGTTGCAGAGAAGTACCCTGAAATCAAATATGAGGAAGTCGTCATCGATAATTGCTGTATGATG CTTGTGAAGAATCCAGCACTTTTTGATGTGTTAGTGATGCCTAACCTCTATGGTGATATTATTAGTGATCTTTGTGCTGGGTTGATAGGTGGTTTGGGGTTAACACCAAG CTGCAATATTGGTGAGGGAGGCATAGCCCTTGCTGAAGCTGTACATGGTTCAGCACCTGATATTGCTGGAAAG AATTTGGCCAACCCAACTGCCCTGCTTCTGAGTGCTGTTACAATGCTACGCCATTTGGAGCTCCATGATAAAGCTGATCGGATCCAAAATGCGATCCTCGGCACAATTTCTGAGGGGAAGTTCCGAACTGCTGACCTTGGTGGCTCTTCATCAACTTCTGACTTTACGCAGGCAATCATCGATCATCTTTGA
- the LOC108174856 gene encoding uncharacterized protein — translation MEAAGDISARKGVTVGAVSALVSQYNKLSVCNTSEHLISTRNSTGKEVDEEAHQPSYKAKKKNRYLAAKKPAYRSPNKKKAAYQFPVMPLWPWPVADDMPVDETPFPECLYLWTDGDGRKVALSDEPFDLEDFYAGLEKADARMKEYLIWREEEREKEKEKEEAKCRKTRGTRLGKRRPIIRGLAK, via the coding sequence ATGGAGGCTGCTGGTGATATCAGTGCTCGCAAGGGAGTTACGGTTGGTGCTGTGTCCGCCCTTGTTTCCCAATATAACAAACTATCAGTGTGTAACACCTCGGAGCATCTCATAAGTACTAGAAACTCTACGGGCAAGGAGGTGGACGAGGAAGCACATCAACCGAGCTATAAGGCTAAGAAGAAGAACAGATATCTGGCTGCCAAAAAGCCGGCCTATCGttcaccaaacaagaaaaaggCGGCCTATCAATTTCCCGTTATGCCACTATGGCCATGGCCAGTTGCTGACGACATGCCTGTTGATGAAACCCCCTTTCCCGAATGTCTCTACCTTTGGACTGATGGTGATGGTCGCAAGGTTGCATTATCTGATGAGCCTTTTGACTTGGAAGATTTTTATGCTGGTCTAGAGAAGGCCGATGCCAGGATGAAGGAGTACCTGATCTGGAGGGAGGAGGAgagggagaaggagaaggagaaggaggaggctaAGTGCAGAAAGACGCGAGGAACGAGGCTAGGAAAAAGGCGGCCTATCATTCGCGGTCTGGCGAAGTGA